One Gimesia aquarii DNA segment encodes these proteins:
- a CDS encoding TlpA family protein disulfide reductase, with protein sequence MKITSNLIDKYPPGKAMLMYAKSICLLLSVVLLSSCNQEVPSESKTVKTETTSEPMVEQQQAIPGAQTFEEDGITAEIASWGQLQEFIAKQKGKIVVVDLWSTWCEPCLREFPHLVELQKKYPEKIVCVSFNMNYDGSKNSPPESNREELMEFFTEQKADIVNIISSTPDEELYESINLAAIPAAYVYSPDGKLKKRFDNETLAYGQEGFTYNKHIVPLIDEMLQKPQK encoded by the coding sequence ATGAAAATCACCAGTAACCTCATCGACAAATACCCACCTGGAAAAGCAATGCTCATGTATGCGAAATCGATCTGCCTTTTATTATCTGTAGTTTTACTTAGCAGCTGTAATCAGGAAGTACCTTCCGAATCGAAGACTGTGAAAACAGAAACGACTTCCGAGCCAATGGTAGAACAACAGCAGGCCATACCCGGTGCTCAAACATTTGAGGAAGATGGGATCACAGCAGAAATTGCCAGTTGGGGTCAACTGCAAGAATTTATCGCGAAACAAAAAGGAAAAATTGTGGTCGTCGACCTCTGGTCTACCTGGTGTGAACCATGTCTTCGCGAGTTTCCACACCTGGTCGAATTACAAAAGAAATATCCCGAAAAAATCGTCTGTGTTTCTTTCAACATGAACTACGATGGAAGTAAGAACTCGCCTCCTGAATCAAATCGTGAAGAACTAATGGAATTCTTCACCGAACAAAAAGCGGATATCGTCAACATCATTTCCAGTACGCCTGACGAAGAACTTTATGAAAGTATCAATCTGGCGGCAATTCCCGCAGCTTATGTCTACAGTCCAGATGGTAAGCTAAAAAAACGTTTTGACAATGAAACATTAGCCTATGGTCAGGAAGGTTTTACATATAATAAACACATCGTTCCACTCATTGATGAAATGCTGCAGAAACCTCAAAAATAA
- a CDS encoding DUF1501 domain-containing protein, producing MNSGTNYFGHTLMSRREMLQKSSAGFGSLALAALLGSDSQAAQQKLVQKPHFTPKAKRVIFLFMHGGPSHMDTFDYKPQLQKDSGKPLPFDKPRVFSATTGNLLGSPWKFKQHGESGAWVSEVFPHVAGCVDDLCIINSMYGSNSRHGGALLQLHTGSDTFVRPSMGSWITYGLGSENQDLPGFITVCPTLTHGGVNAYSSSFLPADYQGTPIGNASIPADRALIPFISNKSGIPLSIQRKELNYLQQMNREQLAKSGPDDALEGRINSFELAYRMQTAAPELQDISDESETTQKMYGLDNDVTKNFGRQCLMARRFAERGVRFVQITHSYKWDQHSGLKTALPRNAMEVDQPIAALLKDLKSRGLLEDTLVLWGGEFGRTPVSQGDDGRDHNPQGYTMWMAGGGVKAGLQYGATDDYGYYAVKNKVHIHDLHATILHLLGLDHKKLTYQFAGRDFRLTDVHGEVMYDLFA from the coding sequence ATGAATAGTGGGACTAATTATTTCGGGCATACATTGATGTCGCGGCGGGAGATGCTCCAAAAAAGCTCTGCCGGGTTTGGGAGTCTCGCTTTGGCTGCATTGCTGGGAAGTGACAGTCAAGCAGCACAACAAAAATTAGTTCAAAAACCCCATTTCACGCCTAAGGCAAAACGTGTCATCTTTCTGTTTATGCACGGTGGTCCTTCGCATATGGATACCTTTGATTATAAACCTCAGTTACAGAAAGATAGTGGAAAACCGCTTCCCTTTGATAAGCCACGTGTTTTTTCGGCGACAACAGGTAATTTGTTGGGGTCGCCCTGGAAGTTCAAGCAACATGGTGAAAGTGGTGCCTGGGTCAGTGAAGTCTTTCCGCATGTTGCGGGCTGTGTGGATGATCTGTGTATCATCAATTCGATGTATGGATCCAACTCTCGTCATGGTGGAGCGCTGTTACAATTACATACGGGGAGTGACACATTTGTTCGTCCCAGTATGGGATCCTGGATCACTTACGGATTAGGATCGGAGAATCAGGACTTACCTGGTTTCATTACAGTCTGTCCGACTCTGACACATGGCGGAGTGAATGCCTATAGTTCCTCATTTTTACCGGCCGACTATCAGGGAACTCCCATTGGGAATGCGAGTATTCCCGCTGACCGGGCTCTGATTCCTTTTATCAGTAACAAGAGTGGAATCCCCTTATCAATTCAACGTAAGGAATTGAATTATCTCCAGCAAATGAATCGGGAACAATTAGCAAAATCCGGCCCTGATGACGCACTTGAAGGCAGGATCAACTCGTTTGAGCTTGCGTACCGCATGCAGACCGCTGCACCTGAGTTGCAGGATATCAGTGATGAATCTGAGACGACTCAAAAGATGTATGGTCTGGACAATGATGTCACCAAGAATTTTGGACGTCAGTGTCTGATGGCACGCCGTTTTGCGGAGCGGGGAGTACGTTTCGTTCAAATCACACATAGTTATAAATGGGATCAACACTCAGGTCTGAAAACGGCGCTTCCTCGTAATGCGATGGAAGTCGACCAACCGATTGCTGCTTTATTAAAAGATTTGAAATCGCGTGGTCTTCTGGAAGACACGTTAGTGCTTTGGGGAGGAGAGTTTGGAAGAACTCCGGTGAGTCAGGGTGATGATGGACGCGACCATAATCCACAAGGATATACGATGTGGATGGCCGGTGGTGGTGTGAAAGCCGGGTTACAGTATGGGGCGACTGACGACTACGGATATTATGCAGTCAAAAACAAGGTTCACATTCATGATCTGCACGCGACGATCTTACATCTTTTGGGACTGGATCATAAAAAGCTGACATATCAGTTTGCAGGCAGAGATTTTCGTTTAACTGACGTTCATGGCGAAGTGATGTATGATCTCTTTGCCTGA
- a CDS encoding Ldh family oxidoreductase, with translation MPQIQVKSTLFNAEELKELCFRLLTHANLKKDEAELVSDSLIESNLRGIDSHGIARLPHYLERIRQQSINPRPEMQWEKLGTAVGRVDGDHGLGQLAMVKAADHAIDLARDSGAGWVSICNSSHCGALAYYGLKIAEQGMIGFAFTHVDPMVTPHGAAEPFCGTNPLCITAPGKNGKSLCLDMATSITPWNTIANAAIEGVSIPGDWALDANGKETTDPNEVVALFPFGGFKGSGLGLLIDVLCALLGGAPIGPDIPKMYGDLSKKRMLGGLVGAIDISHFTSVDSFQERIVEIIQRWGALQPLKQEGQVYYPGEPELRTRIERLKTGIPVGWQLVKQFNQLASKYGLSPLEVSELQTDVDPVLETSATESLI, from the coding sequence TTGCCACAAATTCAAGTGAAGAGTACTCTGTTTAATGCCGAGGAGTTGAAAGAATTATGCTTCCGCTTACTGACTCATGCCAATTTAAAAAAAGATGAAGCGGAACTTGTCTCAGATTCACTGATAGAGTCGAACCTGCGTGGAATTGATTCGCATGGTATCGCACGCCTACCTCATTATCTGGAGCGAATCCGACAACAGAGCATTAACCCCCGTCCCGAGATGCAATGGGAAAAGCTGGGAACTGCTGTCGGGCGTGTTGATGGTGATCATGGATTGGGTCAGCTTGCGATGGTAAAGGCAGCGGATCACGCCATCGACCTTGCCCGAGATTCCGGTGCAGGCTGGGTTTCGATTTGTAACTCATCCCATTGCGGAGCACTTGCATACTACGGATTAAAAATTGCCGAGCAGGGGATGATCGGCTTTGCTTTTACGCATGTTGATCCAATGGTGACACCACACGGAGCCGCAGAACCATTTTGTGGGACGAACCCACTTTGTATTACTGCACCCGGGAAAAATGGGAAGTCACTTTGTCTGGATATGGCTACAAGCATTACCCCCTGGAATACCATCGCGAATGCCGCGATTGAAGGAGTTTCGATTCCCGGTGACTGGGCCTTGGATGCCAATGGAAAAGAGACAACTGATCCAAATGAAGTGGTTGCTTTATTTCCTTTTGGTGGATTTAAAGGATCAGGTCTGGGGTTGTTGATTGATGTGTTATGTGCGCTTTTAGGAGGTGCACCAATTGGACCAGACATTCCGAAGATGTATGGAGACCTTTCAAAGAAACGAATGTTGGGAGGCCTGGTTGGCGCAATTGATATCAGTCACTTCACTTCAGTAGATTCGTTTCAGGAAAGAATTGTAGAGATCATTCAACGTTGGGGGGCTTTACAACCACTCAAACAAGAAGGTCAGGTTTACTATCCTGGCGAACCCGAATTGAGAACAAGAATAGAACGATTGAAAACGGGGATTCCCGTTGGCTGGCAGTTAGTCAAACAATTTAATCAGCTTGCTTCGAAATATGGTCTGTCTCCACTTGAAGTTTCTGAGCTACAAACGGACGTTGATCCTGTGTTGGAAACTTCTGCCACGGAATCTTTGATTTGA
- a CDS encoding sodium:solute symporter, with protein sequence MNGPFLLAATQLNISVLDSAIILGYLILITGMGLYVCRRQKQTVNSYFLAGRSLKWPTIGLSLFATNISTVHLIGLAADGYRVGLVVGNFECLAAFTLIMLGLVFAPIYHRSGAVTLPDFLEQRYSPGSRIMLAIMGVVAALFIHIGMTLYAGSTIMHEFFGIDVFTSVLVISAITTLYTVVGGLKAVVVTESIQTVLLIIGSIAVTWFAAGALHEQGINSFSKLQAALPEKHMSMIHESGGFSWYAFVLGYPVLGIWYWCADQTIVQRVLGAQAERDAQIGPLFAGFIKVMPLMIMVFPGVLAYVLFQDQIGENPNKALPVLIDQLIPSGLKGLIAAGLLAALMSTIAGALNSTATLISIDVVKKLKPDTSDAKLVVAGRITAIVVMILAIGWSTMGSKFESIFSGLNSMIACLAPPITVVFIWGVLCPRGTAKASLVTLIAGSVLGALTFALDFGFGLITGDLGIPFMLQAWWLFVICSMIFVAVSLMTPPPENDQIEMMCWKHPLKEIIFRRLSGVTDPRLIALLLTLIMSCIYITFA encoded by the coding sequence ATGAATGGGCCATTCCTGCTGGCAGCTACCCAACTTAATATCTCTGTACTCGATTCTGCGATCATCCTTGGTTATTTAATACTGATTACCGGGATGGGACTTTACGTGTGTCGACGACAAAAGCAGACCGTCAACAGTTATTTTTTAGCAGGGCGTTCTCTTAAATGGCCAACAATTGGATTGTCTTTATTTGCGACCAATATTTCTACCGTCCATTTGATTGGTTTGGCCGCCGATGGATATCGTGTTGGATTAGTGGTAGGAAACTTTGAATGTCTCGCAGCGTTTACATTGATTATGTTAGGACTCGTCTTTGCTCCGATTTACCACCGCAGTGGAGCCGTGACACTTCCTGATTTCCTGGAGCAGCGCTATAGCCCTGGTTCGCGGATTATGCTGGCAATCATGGGGGTTGTTGCAGCACTGTTTATTCATATCGGAATGACTCTCTATGCTGGTTCCACCATCATGCATGAGTTTTTTGGGATCGATGTCTTTACTTCGGTTTTGGTAATTTCTGCCATCACGACACTTTATACAGTGGTCGGAGGCCTCAAGGCGGTTGTGGTTACGGAGTCGATTCAAACCGTACTACTCATTATAGGCTCAATTGCCGTGACCTGGTTTGCAGCTGGCGCGTTGCATGAGCAGGGGATTAATTCATTCTCAAAACTTCAAGCAGCATTACCCGAAAAGCACATGAGTATGATTCATGAGAGTGGTGGATTTTCCTGGTATGCGTTTGTTTTAGGATATCCCGTTCTGGGAATCTGGTACTGGTGTGCTGACCAGACAATCGTGCAACGAGTTCTAGGGGCGCAAGCGGAGCGAGATGCTCAGATCGGACCGCTCTTTGCAGGATTCATTAAAGTTATGCCTTTGATGATTATGGTTTTTCCCGGAGTCCTTGCTTATGTTCTGTTTCAAGATCAAATTGGAGAGAATCCAAATAAGGCGCTACCAGTTTTAATTGACCAGTTGATTCCCTCTGGTTTAAAAGGGCTCATTGCCGCCGGTTTATTGGCAGCCCTGATGAGTACCATCGCCGGGGCATTAAATAGCACGGCGACATTAATCAGTATCGATGTTGTGAAAAAGCTCAAACCGGACACGAGTGATGCCAAGCTGGTTGTTGCCGGTCGAATCACAGCGATTGTCGTTATGATTCTGGCAATTGGTTGGTCAACAATGGGAAGTAAATTCGAGAGCATCTTTTCAGGGCTTAACAGCATGATTGCCTGTCTGGCACCGCCGATTACTGTGGTGTTTATCTGGGGAGTCCTTTGTCCACGAGGAACCGCTAAAGCGTCACTGGTCACATTGATTGCAGGCTCTGTTTTGGGAGCGCTTACGTTTGCGTTAGACTTTGGTTTTGGCTTGATCACCGGTGATTTAGGAATTCCGTTCATGCTTCAGGCATGGTGGTTGTTTGTAATTTGTTCGATGATTTTTGTTGCCGTCAGTCTGATGACTCCTCCACCTGAAAACGATCAAATCGAAATGATGTGTTGGAAACATCCACTGAAAGAAATTATATTCCGCAGGCTTTCTGGAGTTACCGATCCTCGCCTGATTGCTTTGTTGCTGACGTTGATTATGTCTTGTATTTATATCACGTTTGCGTAA
- a CDS encoding c-type cytochrome, producing MSHRRRSVRFFYPLTLACFISLLLSPQFVSAGKSNSLMDISTDGKLLACSNRDSGSVTIIDLDTNKKLTETKVGKHPEGVTFLGNTHTLATAVYDDDLVVFLDGDTGKKIGQTEVFDEPYGVVSTSDGTKVFVTLDYPGRIVEIDTNSKNVIREFSNGKHLRGIAISSDDQNLFTTEYYTALVRNIDVKSGRTIDEWPGGSTDNLARQITLHPRRPKAYLPHIRSRVTVAHGAGSIFPIVSIVDTKSGEGKRRRKIPMDSFRGARVTSNPWDTAITPDGKTFFVIFAGTDDMYICNVIDDDYRELTFRASLNLGHNPRAVRVAPDGNTVYVYNALDFEVVAYGTQFPRPRARIKVSENPLGEEILLGKRLFYTALQPMSSRLWISCASCHPDGQPDGKTWHNPEGLRNTQSLAGMAWTHPIHWSADRDEVQDFEHTIRGPLMQGKGLAQGKINPSLEAPNKGLSRALDAMAAYSNTHEFTLSPYAKKGLTPAAKRGRRLFFSKQTQCATCHSGPFLTDSVPTGRIVRHDVGTSVDNPGEKMGPAYDTPTLLGLYRTAPYLHHGKAQSLEEVLTIYNHDDKHGKTSQLSKQQIADLVEFLKALPYEDPVPKAKAAGLVKISK from the coding sequence ATGTCTCACCGCAGAAGGTCCGTTCGTTTTTTTTACCCTCTGACACTTGCATGCTTCATCAGTTTGTTGCTGAGCCCCCAGTTTGTCAGTGCCGGCAAATCCAATAGTTTGATGGACATCTCAACGGATGGGAAATTGCTGGCTTGTTCCAATCGAGATAGCGGCTCTGTCACCATCATCGATTTGGATACCAACAAAAAATTAACCGAAACCAAAGTAGGCAAGCATCCGGAGGGAGTCACGTTTCTCGGTAACACTCACACTCTGGCAACCGCCGTCTATGATGATGATTTAGTTGTGTTCCTTGATGGTGATACCGGTAAGAAAATCGGCCAGACGGAAGTATTTGACGAACCTTACGGCGTTGTCTCCACAAGTGATGGTACTAAAGTTTTTGTCACGCTCGATTATCCGGGTCGTATAGTCGAAATTGATACAAACTCTAAAAACGTCATTCGCGAATTTTCGAACGGCAAACACCTGCGAGGGATTGCGATTTCCAGCGATGATCAAAATCTCTTTACTACCGAGTACTATACAGCCCTGGTTCGCAACATTGATGTGAAAAGCGGCCGTACGATTGATGAGTGGCCTGGTGGAAGTACCGACAATCTCGCTCGACAAATCACCTTACACCCTCGTCGTCCCAAAGCGTATCTGCCACATATTCGTTCGCGGGTGACTGTCGCTCATGGTGCTGGTTCCATCTTCCCGATCGTTTCGATTGTCGATACGAAATCCGGTGAAGGAAAGCGAAGACGAAAAATCCCGATGGATTCTTTTAGAGGGGCCCGTGTCACTTCAAATCCATGGGACACAGCAATCACACCAGATGGCAAAACTTTTTTCGTCATCTTCGCTGGAACAGATGACATGTATATCTGTAATGTCATTGATGATGACTACCGCGAATTGACTTTTCGAGCATCACTCAACTTAGGACATAACCCGCGGGCAGTACGCGTCGCCCCCGATGGAAACACCGTTTATGTTTACAATGCGCTCGACTTTGAAGTAGTGGCATACGGCACACAATTCCCACGCCCTCGAGCAAGAATTAAGGTCTCCGAAAATCCTCTGGGAGAAGAGATCTTATTGGGCAAACGACTTTTTTATACCGCCTTACAACCAATGTCCAGCCGCCTCTGGATTTCCTGCGCAAGCTGTCACCCCGATGGACAACCTGATGGAAAAACCTGGCATAATCCAGAAGGGCTTAGAAATACACAATCACTTGCAGGAATGGCTTGGACGCACCCCATTCACTGGTCAGCGGATCGCGATGAAGTTCAGGATTTTGAGCATACAATCCGAGGACCACTGATGCAGGGAAAGGGGCTGGCCCAGGGAAAGATCAACCCTTCTTTGGAAGCACCTAACAAAGGGTTATCCCGCGCATTGGATGCGATGGCAGCTTACTCAAACACTCATGAATTCACCTTGAGCCCCTATGCGAAAAAAGGACTGACTCCCGCAGCCAAACGTGGACGTCGACTTTTCTTCTCAAAACAGACTCAATGTGCCACTTGTCATAGTGGACCGTTCCTGACAGATTCTGTTCCGACGGGAAGGATCGTTCGGCATGATGTGGGAACATCGGTGGATAACCCTGGAGAGAAGATGGGCCCCGCCTATGACACTCCAACTCTGCTGGGTCTTTATCGCACTGCTCCTTATTTACATCACGGAAAAGCCCAAAGCCTGGAAGAAGTGTTGACCATTTATAATCATGATGACAAACACGGAAAAACGAGCCAGCTCTCGAAACAGCAAATTGCGGACCTTGTTGAATTTTTAAAAGCACTCCCCTACGAAGATCCTGTTCCCAAAGCGAAAGCTGCGGGACTGGTTAAAATATCAAAATGA
- a CDS encoding DinB family protein: protein MHHPQIQMLLDITGQAFSKKSWHGANLRGSIRGLSLSQVQWRPQPERHTIWEHVLHAAYWKYTVRRRLLNEKKGSFPRKGSDWFTPEDLSEKGWKQDVALLVEIHVSLQKAIEALPVKKLNQFVAGSKSTTFFELISGIAAHDVYHTGQIQLLKKLYHSDQSN, encoded by the coding sequence ATGCATCACCCACAAATTCAAATGTTACTAGATATCACCGGCCAGGCCTTTAGCAAAAAATCATGGCATGGTGCTAATCTGCGCGGGTCAATTCGTGGGCTCTCCCTCTCCCAGGTCCAATGGCGCCCGCAACCAGAGCGACATACAATCTGGGAACACGTTTTACATGCCGCTTATTGGAAATACACAGTTCGCCGTAGACTGTTAAACGAAAAGAAAGGCTCGTTTCCTCGGAAAGGGTCAGACTGGTTCACGCCAGAAGATCTCTCTGAAAAGGGCTGGAAACAAGATGTCGCCCTGCTGGTCGAAATTCACGTGTCTCTCCAAAAAGCAATCGAAGCGCTTCCCGTCAAAAAACTGAATCAGTTTGTCGCCGGCAGCAAGAGCACCACTTTTTTTGAGCTTATCTCAGGCATCGCCGCGCATGATGTCTACCATACGGGACAAATACAACTACTCAAAAAACTGTATCATTCAGATCAATCTAACTAA
- a CDS encoding DUF1553 domain-containing protein, translated as MNRMLSVAFGFFTVVFAPMALPGAEGTDLKQEAFFEKHIRPLFINRCYDCHSEDSVESGLRVDSLSGLLKGGDRGPAIVIGKPKESFLISAVNHSGQVHMPPKEKLSQKEIRDLTEWVRMGAVWPNSKPIVHTQTNQSDGPLFSQKEKEFWSFQSPKRPEIPKVKNRGWAKSPIDFFVLSRLEQEKASPAKPADKQTLIRRATFDLIGLPPTREEVEQFLKDDSPDAFAKVIDRLLASPRYGERWGRHWLDVARYADSNGLDENLAYANAFRYRDYVIAAFNKDKPFDQFLQEQLAGDILADQTTDESRLEKITATGFLSIGAKMLAEDDETKMQMDIVDEQLDTVGRAFMGLTMGCARCHSHKFDPIPIEDYYSLAGIFKSTKTMENFQVVARWQERILASPSEINVLKQKQKQIADLDSQIQSVVKKADDELLNSARERVSDYLLAGEIKKHADQLLKTTKPIGDDPEAYASHSAIIVEAEDYQTGNVKKSFTGYGEGIGVIYNNGPLPNIAEYEIEVPDSGLYQFEIRYAAQSARPLQLSINDKLVKNNAAGEVTGSWLPKSQQWKMEGIFQFEQGKNKVHLESKTPFPHIDKILISQPRKVPDENKSLIAEVAPPQVKLIDSVTMQWADYLTKDSAGKSSPFFVWNEVVRTGKTPENLSTNYQRFEILNDLPEKQRLTKAAQIYGELFSDVEKEWQTLQKSKAEKGTTSLTDVEREAIRKVLYDSNGPFALPADHENYFAAEIKTVLAEKREAKQGLEKALPKYPTAMAVSEQKPENIKVHLRGSHFTLGKEVPRQFLRIIEGEDQIPLDDQQSGRLKLAQWLTSGKHPLTARVMANRIWRWHFGKGLVRTPDNFGKLGERPTHPELLDWLAVQFVANKWSIKSMHRLIMLSSTYQMSTAYHPQLAEIDPENRLLWRMNRRRLEAEAIRDSILAVCGKLDNEMGGSLLNVENRKYVTSTANVDPVVYDTNRRSVYLPIVRSALYEVLQAFDFADPSVLSGDRTHTTVAPQALFMMNSDFMMQHTKDFADEIIHETQLDDSAKINRIYERTFSRPATAKEINQALNYISQYKQDLQSLKMSEEEKEQRTWQSLCRILIASNEFLFVN; from the coding sequence ATGAATCGCATGCTTTCAGTAGCCTTTGGATTCTTTACTGTGGTATTCGCACCCATGGCTTTGCCTGGAGCTGAGGGTACCGATCTCAAACAAGAGGCGTTTTTCGAAAAGCATATCCGACCGTTATTCATTAATCGGTGTTACGACTGCCACAGTGAGGATTCTGTTGAGAGCGGTTTGCGTGTTGATTCCCTGTCTGGTTTACTGAAGGGGGGAGATCGTGGTCCTGCAATCGTCATCGGAAAGCCTAAAGAGAGCTTTTTGATTAGTGCGGTGAACCATAGCGGCCAGGTGCATATGCCGCCGAAAGAAAAGCTCTCGCAAAAAGAAATTCGTGACTTGACCGAATGGGTTCGGATGGGGGCGGTTTGGCCTAACTCAAAACCGATAGTTCATACGCAAACGAACCAATCTGATGGCCCACTTTTTAGTCAGAAAGAGAAAGAATTCTGGTCATTTCAGTCACCAAAGCGACCAGAAATTCCCAAAGTAAAAAACAGGGGATGGGCCAAAAGTCCCATCGATTTCTTTGTATTATCGCGATTAGAACAGGAGAAAGCTTCTCCTGCTAAACCGGCGGATAAACAAACTCTGATTCGACGCGCCACATTTGATTTGATTGGTTTGCCACCAACGCGTGAAGAAGTGGAGCAGTTTCTCAAAGACGATTCCCCGGATGCATTTGCAAAAGTCATTGATCGCTTACTCGCATCTCCGCGATACGGCGAACGCTGGGGTCGTCATTGGCTTGATGTGGCCCGGTATGCCGATTCGAATGGTCTCGATGAAAATCTGGCGTATGCCAATGCATTTCGATATCGCGATTATGTGATTGCTGCATTTAATAAGGATAAACCCTTCGACCAGTTCCTGCAGGAACAGTTGGCGGGTGATATCCTGGCTGATCAGACCACTGATGAAAGTCGGCTTGAGAAGATCACGGCGACAGGATTTCTTTCCATCGGTGCCAAAATGCTGGCCGAAGACGATGAAACCAAAATGCAAATGGATATTGTGGATGAGCAACTGGATACCGTGGGCCGTGCTTTTATGGGGCTTACCATGGGGTGTGCGCGCTGTCATTCACATAAATTTGATCCTATTCCGATTGAAGATTATTACTCTCTGGCGGGAATCTTCAAAAGCACAAAGACCATGGAAAACTTCCAGGTTGTTGCACGCTGGCAGGAACGAATTCTGGCCAGTCCCAGTGAGATTAATGTTCTAAAGCAGAAGCAAAAACAAATCGCTGACTTGGATTCTCAGATTCAATCTGTTGTGAAAAAAGCAGATGACGAGCTACTGAATTCAGCACGTGAACGAGTTTCCGATTACTTATTGGCTGGAGAAATCAAAAAACATGCCGATCAATTATTGAAAACCACAAAACCGATTGGTGATGATCCAGAAGCTTATGCGTCCCATTCTGCGATCATTGTTGAAGCAGAAGATTATCAGACGGGTAACGTGAAGAAATCCTTTACCGGATATGGTGAGGGAATTGGTGTCATTTATAATAACGGACCTTTACCCAATATTGCCGAGTATGAAATTGAAGTCCCTGATAGCGGCCTGTATCAGTTTGAAATCCGTTATGCCGCACAATCAGCTCGTCCGCTTCAGTTGTCTATCAACGACAAATTGGTCAAAAATAATGCAGCCGGCGAAGTGACGGGGAGTTGGTTGCCGAAGTCCCAACAATGGAAAATGGAAGGCATTTTTCAATTTGAGCAAGGGAAGAACAAAGTTCATCTTGAGAGTAAAACCCCCTTTCCACATATCGATAAAATCCTGATCTCTCAACCTCGCAAAGTCCCAGATGAAAACAAGAGTCTGATTGCTGAGGTGGCTCCGCCTCAAGTAAAACTCATTGACAGCGTTACGATGCAATGGGCCGATTATCTGACGAAAGATTCAGCGGGCAAATCGTCTCCCTTTTTTGTCTGGAACGAAGTCGTTCGGACCGGAAAGACTCCAGAAAATCTGAGCACTAATTATCAACGATTTGAAATACTTAATGATCTACCTGAGAAACAACGCTTAACAAAAGCAGCTCAGATTTATGGAGAGTTGTTCTCCGACGTTGAAAAAGAATGGCAGACACTGCAAAAAAGTAAAGCGGAAAAAGGAACGACATCTTTAACCGATGTCGAGCGAGAAGCGATTCGCAAAGTGCTCTATGATTCCAATGGACCTTTTGCTCTACCCGCGGATCACGAAAATTATTTTGCTGCAGAAATCAAAACCGTCTTAGCAGAAAAAAGAGAAGCAAAGCAAGGTTTGGAAAAAGCGTTACCCAAATATCCGACGGCAATGGCTGTATCCGAACAAAAACCGGAAAACATTAAGGTACATCTGCGAGGAAGCCACTTTACGCTCGGCAAAGAAGTGCCGCGGCAGTTTTTGCGAATTATCGAAGGAGAAGATCAGATTCCCCTCGATGACCAACAAAGCGGACGGCTCAAACTCGCTCAATGGTTAACCAGCGGCAAGCATCCTTTAACGGCTCGAGTAATGGCTAATCGTATTTGGCGCTGGCATTTTGGAAAGGGGCTTGTCAGAACGCCCGACAATTTTGGAAAACTTGGTGAACGTCCCACGCATCCAGAATTATTGGATTGGTTGGCAGTACAATTTGTTGCAAATAAGTGGTCCATCAAATCAATGCATCGTTTAATTATGCTCTCTTCCACTTACCAGATGAGTACGGCTTATCATCCTCAATTAGCAGAAATCGACCCTGAAAACCGATTGCTCTGGCGTATGAATCGTAGACGTTTGGAAGCGGAAGCGATTCGAGATTCAATTCTCGCCGTTTGTGGAAAACTCGATAATGAAATGGGTGGTTCGTTGTTGAATGTCGAAAATCGGAAGTACGTGACGAGCACTGCTAATGTTGACCCTGTGGTCTATGATACGAATCGTCGCTCTGTTTATTTACCGATCGTACGAAGTGCCTTATATGAAGTATTGCAGGCATTTGACTTTGCCGATCCGAGCGTTCTTTCGGGAGATCGCACGCATACGACTGTGGCACCTCAAGCGTTATTTATGATGAATAGCGATTTTATGATGCAGCATACGAAAGATTTTGCAGATGAAATTATTCATGAAACGCAGTTGGATGATTCTGCCAAAATTAATCGAATCTATGAGCGGACATTCAGTCGCCCGGCCACAGCGAAGGAAATCAATCAGGCGTTAAATTATATCAGTCAATACAAGCAGGACTTGCAATCATTGAAGATGTCGGAAGAAGAAAAAGAACAACGGACCTGGCAGAGCTTGTGCCGGATTCTGATTGCCAGCAATGAATTTCTATTTGTCAATTAG